From a region of the Takifugu flavidus isolate HTHZ2018 chromosome 18, ASM371156v2, whole genome shotgun sequence genome:
- the si:ch211-198m17.1 gene encoding protein HEG homolog 1 translates to MSNTSSKLFNDTARKITDALADIFNGTEGYKTSVVIKLERASTRTVRGIFEKRYRLVLGDGPVRADAKSGNIQATVNNIFQNTNLDNKQVEEIFINKSLQQPNTSYLAGVQFTSKDVCELDPYPCNRETANCTSANGNSQCPCLDGYIIDQFSSVSCKACESGFRADGDGCVPCMFLLKGFNCNDGSLLAVVVVSVVLGTALLAFVITSVLFVSRRSKTKSQKTKSSNPYLPQQPWKSGVSRLPRATTKWDESPPTESSQGVRSRPKLTMTNEGNRVSGSYNVKPAMKTFKEGKQQKSTDLVQGQENPSFLPEDRKT, encoded by the exons ATGAGTAACACAAGCTCAAAGCTATTCAATGATACGGCCCGAAAAATCACAGACGCA ctcgcAGATATATTTAACGGAACAGAAGGTTACAAGACATCTGTGGTCATTAAACTCGA GAGGGCGAGCACTCGAACTGTAAGAGGCATCTTTGAAAAGAGGTACCGGTTGGTGTTGGGGGATGGTCCCGTTCGAGCTGACGCCAA GAGTGGCAACATTCAGGCCACTGTAAACAACATATTTCAAAACACCAATTTAGATAATAAACAGGTTGAAGAAATCTTCATAAACAAGAGTCTCCAGCAACCAAACACTTCTTATTTGGCCGGTGTTCAATTTACAA GTAAAGATGTGTGTGAGCTGGACCCGTATCCTTGTAATCGGGAAACCGCTAATTGCACCTCTGCAAACGGCAATTCTCAGTGTCCCTGTCTGGATGGATATATCATTGATCAGTTTTCCAGCGTCAGCTGCAAAG CGTGCGAGAGTGGGTTTAGGGCGGACGGAGACGGATGCGTACC ATGCATGTTTTTACTGAAGGGCTTCAACTGCAACGACG GCTCTCTGCTGGCCGTGGTGGTTGTTTCTGTCGTCCTGGGAACAGCTCTTCTGGCCTTTGTCATTACGTCGGTGTTGTTCGTCTCAAG GAGGTCAAAAACAAAGAgccaaaagacaaaaagcagCAATCCATATTTGCCACAACAGCCCTGGAAGTCTGGCGTTAGCCGCCTCCCTCGTGCCACCACCAAGTGGGACGAGTCTCCTCCCACAGAGAGCTCACAAGGGGTGAGGAGTCGCCCCAAACTGACCATGACCAATGAAGGCAACAGGGTG TCAGGATCGTACAACGTCAAACCTGCCATGAAGACCTTCAaggaggggaaacaacaaaagaGCACTGACCTGGTTCAGGGCCAGGAGAACCCGTCCTTCCTCCCAGAGGACAGGAAAACATGA
- the mpp3a gene encoding MAGUK p55 subfamily member 3 isoform X2 → MEVEVSCWTLSILLTPDRVSPGYDLSIPTSPPGRRRPMKEAMPVLTAGAGLHETLALLTSQLRPDANHKEDMVFLRDVFSERSLGYLMKIHEKLRQYERQSPTPVLHSASCLAEDVAEELQSGPMSAEEKELLHLLTSPHLKAVLSVHDTVAQKNFDPVLPPLPDDFEDELEEESVKIVRLVKNKEPLGATIRRDDATGTVIVARIMRGGAADRSGLVHVGDELREVNGVSVLHKRPDEISQLLSQSQGSISLKIIPAVKEDDCLRESKVYMRALFDYVPLEDKATPCQEAGLPFKRGDILQVVTQDDPTWWQAKRVGDGNLRAGLIPSKQFQERRLAYRMKMGTLPNPKSPKKPAYDRGCDKEDCDCEGYFNGQYIAGLRRSFRLSRKDRQGSSGDGSDSGDSEYLTYEEVTRYQQKPHERPRLVVLIGSLGARINELKQRVIAENPHHFAVAVPHTTRPKKPHEKEGVEYHFVTKQQFDADVLNNKFIEHGEYKENQYGTSIEAIRSVQAKNKMCIVDVQPEALKRLRTAEFKPYVIFVKPRVPESRRRRSAATSPAGGEHSRVTDEDLQEMRQSAIQMDQQYGHLVDRVLIKEDSTSACAELRGILERLEREAFWVPLSWVRT, encoded by the exons ATGGAGGTGGAAGTTAGCTGTTGGACACTTAGCATCCTGCTAACACCGGACCGAGTCTCGCCTGGCTACGACTTGA GTatccccacctcccctcccggACGTCGCCGACCCATGAAAGAAGCCATGCCGGTGCTGACGGCGGGAGCAG GGCTGCACGAGACGCTGGCCCTGCTGACCTCTCAGCTACGGCCTGACGCCAATCACAAGGAGGACATGGTCTTCCTCCGGGATGTCTTCAGCGAGCGGAGCTTGGGATACCTGATGAAG ATTCACGAGAAGCTGAGGCAGTATGAGCGACAAAGTCCGACGCCTGTCCTCCACAGCGCGTCGTGTCTGGCAGAGGAT GTggcggaggagctgcagagcggGCCGATGAGCGCCGAGGAGAAGGAGCTTCTGCACCTGCTGACGTCGCCCCATCTGAAG GCTGTCCTGTCAGTGCACGACACCGTGGCTCAGAAGAACTTTGACCCcgtgctgccgccgctgccggACGACTTtgaggacgagctggaggaggagtcgGTGAAGATCGTCCGGCTGGTGAAGAACAAGGAGCCcctg GGCGCCACCATCAGGCGGGACGACGCCACCGGCACCGTGATCGTGGCTCGGATCATGAGGGGAGGAGCAGCCGATCGAAGCG GTTTGGTCCATGTAGGAGATGAACTGAGGGAAGTCAACGGCGTCTCGGTGCTCCACAAAAGACCCGACGAGATCAGCCAGCTGCTG TCACAGTCGCAGGGCTCCATCTCCCTGAAGATCATCCCTGCTGTTAAAGAGGACGACTGCCTGAGGGAGAGCAAG GTGTACATGAGAGCCTTGTTTGACTACGTCCCTTTGGAAGACAAGGCGACGCCCTGTCAGGAGGCGGGACTTCCCTTCAAACGAGGAGACATCCTGCAGGTCGTGACGCAGGACGACCCCACGTGGTGGCAGGCCAAACGCGTGGGAGACGGCAACCTGAGAGCCGGGCTGATCCCCTCCAAACAGTTCCAGGAGAG GCGACTGGCCTACAGAATGAAAATGGGCACGCTTCCGAATCCAAAATCCCCTAAAAAGCCTGCCT ATGACCGAGGATGTGATAAAG AGGACTGTGACTGTGAGGGCTATTTCAATGGACAGTACATAG CCGGTTTAAGGAGAAGTTTCCGGTTGAGTCGGAAGGACAGACAGGGATCTTCTGGAGACGGCTCTGATTCTGGAGACTCTGAGTATTTGACATATGAAGAGGTGACTCGTTACCAGCAGAAGCCCCATGAAAGGCCTCGTCTGGTGGTGCTGATAG GTTCTCTTGGAGCAAGAATAAACGAGCTCAAACAGAGGGTGATCGCTGAGAACCCGCATCATTTTGCCGTGGCTGTACCGC ACACCACCAGGCCCAAGAAGCCTCACGAGAAGGAGGGCGTGGAGTACCACTTTGTCACCAAGCAGCAGTTTGATGCAGATGTGCTGAACAATAA GTTCATAGAACACGGAGAATACAAGGAGAACCAGTACGGCACAAGTATAGAGGCCATCCGCTCCGTCCAAGCCAAGAATAAGATGTGCATCGTGGACGTGCAGCCGGAG GCCCTGAAGAGGCTGCGGACGGCGGAGTTCAAGCCCTACGTCATCTTTGTGAAACCGCGCGTCCCCGAGAGCAGGCGACGCCGCAGTGCTGCCAcgtcaccagcagggggcgagcACAGCCGCGTCACC GACGAGGACCTCCAGGAGATGCGTCAGTCCGCCATCCAGATGGATCAGCAGTACGGACACCTGGTGGACCGCGTCTTGATAAAGGAGGACTCGACCAGTGCCTGTGCGGAGCTACGAGGGATCCTGGAGCGGCTGGAGCGAGAGGCGTTCTGGGTGCCCCTCAGTTGGGTGCGGACCTAA
- the mpp3a gene encoding MAGUK p55 subfamily member 3 isoform X1, whose product MEVEVSCWTLSILLTPDRVSPGYDLSIPTSPPGRRRPMKEAMPVLTAGAGLHETLALLTSQLRPDANHKEDMVFLRDVFSERSLGYLMKIHEKLRQYERQSPTPVLHSASCLAEDVAEELQSGPMSAEEKELLHLLTSPHLKAVLSVHDTVAQKNFDPVLPPLPDDFEDELEEESVKIVRLVKNKEPLGATIRRDDATGTVIVARIMRGGAADRSGLVHVGDELREVNGVSVLHKRPDEISQLLSQSQGSISLKIIPAVKEDDCLRESKVYMRALFDYVPLEDKATPCQEAGLPFKRGDILQVVTQDDPTWWQAKRVGDGNLRAGLIPSKQFQERRLAYRMKMGTLPNPKSPKKPAYDRGCDKEDCDCEGYFNGQYIVSPKCKAVAPSCGQVFSWEFYSAGLRRSFRLSRKDRQGSSGDGSDSGDSEYLTYEEVTRYQQKPHERPRLVVLIGSLGARINELKQRVIAENPHHFAVAVPHTTRPKKPHEKEGVEYHFVTKQQFDADVLNNKFIEHGEYKENQYGTSIEAIRSVQAKNKMCIVDVQPEALKRLRTAEFKPYVIFVKPRVPESRRRRSAATSPAGGEHSRVTDEDLQEMRQSAIQMDQQYGHLVDRVLIKEDSTSACAELRGILERLEREAFWVPLSWVRT is encoded by the exons ATGGAGGTGGAAGTTAGCTGTTGGACACTTAGCATCCTGCTAACACCGGACCGAGTCTCGCCTGGCTACGACTTGA GTatccccacctcccctcccggACGTCGCCGACCCATGAAAGAAGCCATGCCGGTGCTGACGGCGGGAGCAG GGCTGCACGAGACGCTGGCCCTGCTGACCTCTCAGCTACGGCCTGACGCCAATCACAAGGAGGACATGGTCTTCCTCCGGGATGTCTTCAGCGAGCGGAGCTTGGGATACCTGATGAAG ATTCACGAGAAGCTGAGGCAGTATGAGCGACAAAGTCCGACGCCTGTCCTCCACAGCGCGTCGTGTCTGGCAGAGGAT GTggcggaggagctgcagagcggGCCGATGAGCGCCGAGGAGAAGGAGCTTCTGCACCTGCTGACGTCGCCCCATCTGAAG GCTGTCCTGTCAGTGCACGACACCGTGGCTCAGAAGAACTTTGACCCcgtgctgccgccgctgccggACGACTTtgaggacgagctggaggaggagtcgGTGAAGATCGTCCGGCTGGTGAAGAACAAGGAGCCcctg GGCGCCACCATCAGGCGGGACGACGCCACCGGCACCGTGATCGTGGCTCGGATCATGAGGGGAGGAGCAGCCGATCGAAGCG GTTTGGTCCATGTAGGAGATGAACTGAGGGAAGTCAACGGCGTCTCGGTGCTCCACAAAAGACCCGACGAGATCAGCCAGCTGCTG TCACAGTCGCAGGGCTCCATCTCCCTGAAGATCATCCCTGCTGTTAAAGAGGACGACTGCCTGAGGGAGAGCAAG GTGTACATGAGAGCCTTGTTTGACTACGTCCCTTTGGAAGACAAGGCGACGCCCTGTCAGGAGGCGGGACTTCCCTTCAAACGAGGAGACATCCTGCAGGTCGTGACGCAGGACGACCCCACGTGGTGGCAGGCCAAACGCGTGGGAGACGGCAACCTGAGAGCCGGGCTGATCCCCTCCAAACAGTTCCAGGAGAG GCGACTGGCCTACAGAATGAAAATGGGCACGCTTCCGAATCCAAAATCCCCTAAAAAGCCTGCCT ATGACCGAGGATGTGATAAAG AGGACTGTGACTGTGAGGGCTATTTCAATGGACAGTACATAG TCTCTCCTAAGTGTAAAGCAGTGGCGCCCTCCTGTGGCCAGGTGTTTTCCTGGGAGTTTTATTCAG CCGGTTTAAGGAGAAGTTTCCGGTTGAGTCGGAAGGACAGACAGGGATCTTCTGGAGACGGCTCTGATTCTGGAGACTCTGAGTATTTGACATATGAAGAGGTGACTCGTTACCAGCAGAAGCCCCATGAAAGGCCTCGTCTGGTGGTGCTGATAG GTTCTCTTGGAGCAAGAATAAACGAGCTCAAACAGAGGGTGATCGCTGAGAACCCGCATCATTTTGCCGTGGCTGTACCGC ACACCACCAGGCCCAAGAAGCCTCACGAGAAGGAGGGCGTGGAGTACCACTTTGTCACCAAGCAGCAGTTTGATGCAGATGTGCTGAACAATAA GTTCATAGAACACGGAGAATACAAGGAGAACCAGTACGGCACAAGTATAGAGGCCATCCGCTCCGTCCAAGCCAAGAATAAGATGTGCATCGTGGACGTGCAGCCGGAG GCCCTGAAGAGGCTGCGGACGGCGGAGTTCAAGCCCTACGTCATCTTTGTGAAACCGCGCGTCCCCGAGAGCAGGCGACGCCGCAGTGCTGCCAcgtcaccagcagggggcgagcACAGCCGCGTCACC GACGAGGACCTCCAGGAGATGCGTCAGTCCGCCATCCAGATGGATCAGCAGTACGGACACCTGGTGGACCGCGTCTTGATAAAGGAGGACTCGACCAGTGCCTGTGCGGAGCTACGAGGGATCCTGGAGCGGCTGGAGCGAGAGGCGTTCTGGGTGCCCCTCAGTTGGGTGCGGACCTAA